In a genomic window of Candidatus Eisenbacteria bacterium:
- a CDS encoding S41 family peptidase, which translates to FRKVERLPGNVGYLRLDRFVDPELGGGTAAAAMSFLANTDALIVDLRQNGGGTPLMVALLASYLFESTPVHLNSIYDRLEDLTKQIWSYPYLAGPRYLGKDVFVLTAPRTFSGAEEFAYDLKALKRATIVGERTRGGAHPGSIRQVHEHFAVMVPTGRAINPVTNSNWEGVGVEPDIAAPADSALVVAHRAALTKLIEKTKDADRADGYREALTLVGK; encoded by the coding sequence GCTTCCGGAAGGTGGAACGCCTGCCGGGGAACGTCGGTTACCTGCGGCTCGACCGGTTCGTCGATCCCGAGCTCGGCGGCGGGACCGCGGCCGCGGCCATGTCGTTCCTCGCGAACACCGACGCCCTGATCGTGGATCTGCGGCAGAACGGCGGAGGCACGCCCCTCATGGTGGCGCTCCTCGCGAGCTATCTCTTCGAGTCCACGCCCGTGCACCTCAACAGCATCTACGACCGTCTGGAGGACCTGACGAAACAGATCTGGTCGTACCCGTACCTTGCGGGCCCGAGGTACCTCGGCAAGGACGTGTTCGTCCTCACCGCTCCACGCACGTTCTCGGGAGCGGAGGAGTTCGCCTACGACCTGAAGGCGCTGAAGCGCGCGACGATCGTCGGCGAGCGCACCCGCGGCGGCGCCCACCCGGGCAGCATCCGGCAGGTCCACGAGCACTTCGCCGTCATGGTGCCCACGGGGCGCGCCATCAACCCGGTGACGAACTCGAACTGGGAAGGCGTCGGCGTGGAGCCGGACATCGCGGCCCCCGCGGACAGTGCCCTCGTGGTGGCGCACCGGGCCGCGCTGACGAAGCTGATCGAGAAGACGAAGGACGCGGATCGGGCGGACGGATACCGCGAAGCCCTGACTCTGGTCGGAAAGTAG